The following proteins are co-located in the Silene latifolia isolate original U9 population chromosome 1, ASM4854445v1, whole genome shotgun sequence genome:
- the LOC141651738 gene encoding uncharacterized protein LOC141651738 has translation MNNQRIGLFGLLETKISGGNVSNLTLNLFDGWCVTTNSHTHKGGRVWMLWQPQLFDVQIQSYNPQFIHAKITVIVTGKSFFYTLVYAFNDGKDRLDLWRCLKDFAQTCSGPWALAGDFNTVLHPDERLGGQTRDADMEDFLDYVTTCGMIDIQATGAFFTWTNKQDAEHRKYSRLDRFLVNDAWVDVYPELIGHFHPEGLFDHNPCVVSNKNLAVISNRSFKYFNMWGQAADFMARVKDVWDRAINGTKMFCIVKKLKGLKAVLKELNKECYSDIEIQTGEA, from the coding sequence ATGAATAATCAAAGAATAGGTTTATTTGGCTTGCTTGAGACTAAAATAAGTGGTGGAAATGTGAGTAACTTAACCCTCAATCTGTTTGATGGCTGGTGTGTGACCACCAACAGCCATACTCATAAAGGTGGTAGGGTGTGGATGTTGTGGCAACCCCAATTGTTTGATGTGCAAATTCAGAGCTACAACCCTCAGTTCATTCATGCAAAAATTACTGTTATAGTTACAGGGAAGAGTTTCTTCTATACTCTGGTTTATGCATTCAATGATGGCAAAGATAGACTAGATTTGTGGAGATGTTTGAAAGATTTTGCCCAGACATGCAGTGGCCCTTGGGCTTTAGCTGGGGATTTTAATACTGTTCTCCATCCTGATGAGAGGCTAGGAGGGCAGACTAGGGATGCTGATATGGAAGATTTTCTGGATTATGTGACTACTTGTGGGATGATTGATATTCAGGCCACTGGTGCCTTctttacttggacaaataagcaGGATGCTGAGCATAGGAAATACAGTAGGTTGGATAGATTTTTAGTTAATGATGCATGGGTGGATGTTTATCCAGAATTGATTGGACATTTTCACCCTGAAGGGCTATTTGACCATAATCCGTGTGTTGTGTCAAACAAGAATCTAGCTGTCATCAGCAATAGAAGCTTCaagtacttcaatatgtggggacAGGCAGCAGATTTTATGGCTAGGGTTAAGGATGTATGGGATAGGGCAATTAATGGTACCAAAATGTTCTGTATTGTCAAGAAACTCAAAGGGTTAAAGGCTGTCTTAAAGGAGCTTAATAAAGAGTGCTATTCTGATATTGAAATCCAAACTGGAGAAGCATAG